In the genome of Candidatus Methylomirabilota bacterium, the window GGCTCTGGACGGCCGATGAGCGATCAATCATCACGCTCTATGGAGGCGCCGTCATCACGGTGGCGGGACTTTCCATCCCCGTGGTCCGTCTCCTGAGCCTGGTCCTGGCCTTCGCAGTGATCGGGGGACTCCAGCTCCTGCTGACCCACTGGCGATGGGGCAAGGCCATCCGCGCGACGGCCGAGGACTGGCAGGCCGCGCTGCTCACCGGCATCGACGTCCGGCGCGCGTACCTGCTCGCCTTCGCCATCGGCACCGGCCTGGCCGGCATCGCGGGCGTCCTCGTGAGCGTGGGGTACTCCATCAGCCCCTCCATCGGGCTCGAGTGGACGCTGAAGGCGCTCATCGTCGTGGTCCTGGCCGGGCTGGGCTCGATGATCGGCACTTTCATCGGGGGAATCCTGCTCGGCGTGGCCGAGGCCTTGAGCGCGGCGGCCTTTGGCGGCCCCTATCGCGAGGTCGTGGGCCTCGTCATCTTCGTCATCGTGCTCTGCGTCCGACCGCGGGGGCTCTTCGGGCGATGACCCC includes:
- a CDS encoding branched-chain amino acid ABC transporter permease — its product is MSSLAQQIILGVLIGGLYGLAAAGLSVVFGVLKVLNVAHGELIMLGGYGAFWTVALLGMDPFGSLVLVVPLSLLAGVCLYGALFGFVVRANEETREKNSLLIGFGLALVLHALAVRLWTADERSIITLYGGAVITVAGLSIPVVRLLSLVLAFAVIGGLQLLLTHWRWGKAIRATAEDWQAALLTGIDVRRAYLLAFAIGTGLAGIAGVLVSVGYSISPSIGLEWTLKALIVVVLAGLGSMIGTFIGGILLGVAEALSAAAFGGPYREVVGLVIFVIVLCVRPRGLFGR